TATCGGTGTTTTTCACTTAATTTTTTATGAAGGCTTCTTGTGCAGATTTAAAGTATTcttattttccaagaaaaaagCAGTATTGTTATAAATAGGACTAGCTCTATCCTTGGACATAGTGAGGCAGTCTCCTGGGATAGCTGGTTTTGGATATCAACAAAACTGACAGCAATGTATTATTAATGATTGCCAAAGAACAGTGTTTTGGAATCGTTTACTtcatgaattctttttaaaaaacatcaaatTTTTTGGCTCCACTTGGAATAGAAATATTggattgaaataattaaaaattgaaagCTATATACGTGCATGTTGCTTATttcaaaacaatatataattatttcatagCTTTGCAAGGTTTTCATTGCTCTCAACTCAAGGCAAAagtttggaagtcactttttgGCAGCATTCTGCAAGTTGTCCTCTGGATGAATTGGACTTAAAGTTTTCACCATTCGCGACCAGGAAAGTTCATGTCTGGTGAGGGGGTTATACTCCCTCACATacgttgttgttagttgccattgagtcctttatgactcatggcaaccctatgtataacaacaaaatgctgttcagtcttgcgccatatgcctgactgttccaatgtttgcatccattgttgttaTAACtgcatcaatccatcgcattgaaggtcttcctcttttctgctggccctcgactttaccaaacatgatttAGAAGGTATTATCTTGAGCTTATTTTCTTATATAGATAAAATCAAATGAGTGTTCTCAacaaatttttaaagattttttttaatcctgcctttattatttttataaataactcaaggcagtgaacatacctagtactctttcctcctattttctctacaACAACCACACTGTGATGATAAGCTGACTGTTGGAGCTTCCTATAGATACAAATGATAAGATTTATGCTCCAGCATAATGACACTTATCTCTAAAAGGTACTTAGTGCGCCATGTGTCATCAGTAGGGATGCAGCTGTGTTGTAATgattgtgggaatgaccttgtgagacagggagaagagatgcagccaagggaatggtcagataaaaggctaCTTaacccacagcaggaatgtgggtggtgCAAGAGGCTCAGAGGAACCCTCTCCAGTTTCCTGGGCTGTGAAGGGCATGGagaaagaaatgtactttcagacttgcaagattctgttaatgtaaccttacagtaaaatagaattagctcatctaggtGTGCTTCCTCTCTGTCTACCTCACAAGGCAGACAGTTGTGGGTGGATTGTTGACCTGCTGGATGTTTGTCTGTACAATAGTAGATGggatttttggaagtgctttATTTTGTACAGCTACTTAGACAAGAATTTTTCAGGGCCATCTCTTATCAAGTGATTGGGAAGCTATATCAGTTAAATAAGTGACTGGATGCATCCCTCCTCAGCCCATGTGGATCTGAAGGACCAAGCAGGTTGCCtgtatgaattctgaattgtaattCCACCTCTCAGAAGGTATGATTGATACTAAGATTCTGCCTAATATCTCTCTCACTTCCCCACACTGTAGGTGTAAATGCCCACCCAACAATACAAAGAATGTACACAGATCAGCCTTCCAACCACATAGATGCAACACGTTTGGGGGAGATACAGTTCTGCTGATTAGAAGCACAtgctgccacttggacttttttgtATTTGGGCCAAGGGTAGGGTTAAGAAGCAAAACATGTTTAAGCCTTTCCAAGACAATTCCCACAAACTGTTTAGGTAATAACGGATCTTTGTCCACTGAGTCTTGGTTAAGCGGAGAACGTTTTGAAGGACGTTCCGGATCTCCCTCTCAGAGTTGCGGAGGGAAAAAATGCAGCGTCGAAGAAGTAGCAGAAACGTAGTCAGCAGGGCTCAGAGAAAGTGGAGAGACGGGAAGAAATGCAGCTGCGGAAATCAGGGATGCAAGGAGACAGGTTCAAGGTTTTGGACAGAAAAGCTTGAAAGGCTGAGAAGCAAGACCGGGCTGGTGGGGACAGGAAGCATAAAgggtattttgttttgcttgttcctGGGTAAAGAAGAATAAAGGGGATGACGCCGAGGATATTAGAACGACGTCTTTCTAAGTGCAGGCCGACCGGAAGCAGGAGAAGTCAAGGAGGACGGAAGGTCTTCCTCCATTGCTTATTTTAAGAATCACTGCAGGCGCTCATGCTATTTCTAAGGTAAAAAGGAGAAAGTTACCGCCCGCCCCCATTGCCGCTTCTTTTTCACGCGACGTTTCTCGCATAGGATACCAGGATGCGCTACATCCGCCCAGGCGACAGAGTGGCGCTCTTTTCTTTCGACGCACTAACGCATTGAAGGGAAGCTCCCACAAAGACTTCCCGGGCAGCTGCTGCCGGCAACTGCAATATGGAGCGGCCGCCCGCAGAGTTGGGTGAGGGAAGCTCGCCCCCTTGGCTGCAGCCACCGGACTCGGGCTGGCAACGACTTCGGGAGCTCTTTCGGCGGAAGTAAGTGAATAGCAAACAGCTCAGGTGAGGTCTAGTGGGTGGCGGGAGGGAACgtatataattaaaaaatgacaCGCTTTTTCGACATTAAGCCCCAGTCTCGTGCTTCCCTGCGTATCCCAGTTTCTGTGTACGATCAGAAAGCGTTTTCCTTATTACTTGCCGAGCTCGCTCAACACGCTTGGCCAAAATACATTTGGCGAACTTGTGGCTCAGCGTATTCGGTCAAGTCAACCAGTAGCGTGGTTAGCAATAGGGTGAATTCAGTAAGCCATAGTTCAGTTAATCATGGTTTAGTGTGTCTAGTGAACATTGCCCCTGTTTCATGTTTTTCTGAGCTTCAGTCTACCAATACAAATACATCCCAGTACTGAACTAGCCACTTCTGGACCGAATGCAGTGGTGCTTTGACTCTGACTCAGTGGATTGCTGATCTTTCCCTGCTTCAGTCTGCCTTGCTAACATTCAAATGTATCCTGAACCTAAAATGCTCATTATGCTAATCAGagaatggggccaggttatctcaGAATGGTAGATGCAAgtgacctcagaggtcatctagttcaaCTCCATTGCAAAGGTATTTTTTTGAAAATCCCCTAACACTTGAAGCATATAGGTGGAAGAAGGCAGAATAAGATATGGATCAGTCTAACATTTACTGACATTTCATTAATCCATTGTGAAGTGTTATGTCCATATGCATCCAAAATATTGCTAGCATTATCATTTATCTAGAAAAGAAATATTCCCTTTTATCTGCAGTTGTTATTATTCAGAAGGATACATATAATTTCATAAAATGGTCTTAACCCTGAATAGTTTCTGAATATGTTTCATGAAGCGTATTTTCTTTTGCAGTGAACAAAATGAATACCCAGAAGAAACTATTGATATAATTAAAGCAACGTTTACAGGGGGTATTACTGGCTTGGTCTATGGAGGTATCCCTGGATTTGTAAATGCCAAAAAGCAGTATATTGAGCAGTGCAAAGGAGAAGTCTATCATAATCGGCTGGATGCTGTGGTATGGACAAATATTTGACAAAAATAGAACACACATTAAATGTAATCCTCTAAAtaggttttaattattttctttgttagtTGCTGTCTTGTACATgagaaacaaaaatcagaaatCAAGCACCACAGAGAGacagttattatattttatataatatttttcacTGACATTTTTGAATCTAATATTGAGAATCActtattaaaataatacattctgTGCATCCATGTACAAAtgagtatttatttatggtaccattaaattcaattgaattgttttctgtgatCAGGTTTAATTTGTAATGGCAGAAGTTTGGGTATACGTtacttttacaaaacaaaaagctgTGCAAGGGATTTATATATACAATGGAGCTTTTACCTGGTTTCTGTTAGCACACCTTGAGTTCACATTAAGAATAGTGGATATAGAATGCCTTGACATCATATAAATTTGCTTACTTTCTCCAAAGCAATCTATGCAACGTATAGCAATCAGAGGATTCATCCGATATGGCTGGCGGTGGAGCTGGAGAGTTGCTGCTTTTGTAGCAATATTCAAGTAAGTGTGTCTCTTGTTACATGTGGGAGGTGAACAAGGTGCTGTGGCCATAATACATGATCCTACAAATCTACAATACCCCACAATTCTAGGATAATATTACTGTAATTTATGAGTAGTTAGATGCAAAGTGAGACTGCCTTAAGGTCATTGTGCCCTTTCTGTTGTTTCCTGCATCTCTAATAGCATAGTGCCCTCTTTTATTTTTGCAATAGCATTTTCCTCTTCTCAAGCAATAGGCTTGATCTGAGCAAAACTCAGGGCTTGGTTTTATCTTCTGCTTCCAGGAGCAATTGTATAATGGCCCAAATGTCCCCTCcccaaaaaacagaacaaaacaagattGTCAAAATTGAGAGAGATTGAAGGGTTTTTAAGTGTCGCTGTTTGTGGGGACATAGGGGCCGCTTGAAAATCTGACTGGCACTGTTACTGATCCTTCATATGGATCAGTTTTCTCTCCTCCACAGAAGCTAGAATGTTGGCCTTCTAAGAACTGTGGTTATCTTTCAAATTGGCAGTAGGTCCTTTACTCCCTAGAAGTTAGCCTAACTTCTTCCCAGTGCAAATACTTGTTTGCAGGTGGCCTCACTATTTGGGTTCTGTTCCAAATAGTGGAATTGTGGGTGCCAAGACCGTGGATAACAAGGATTGTGTGCAGCTCTATATACACACAAATAGAATTGGGGGCAGGTGTGCAAGTCGGCAAAGAATCTCCAAGATTGTTTATAAACCTTTTTTCTGTCTAATACTCCTTTGAGACAGGATTATCTTAAATCCAGGGTAGTATTCCCTTTTGGTAATAGAAATGCAAtgcattattattaaatattaaaaccatCATTATTAAATCACATTATTTAAAATTCTTATCTCATTTTGCTAAATTGCCCTAAATCCACAAAATAGTACTGTGTACTCATTACCCCAAATAAAACCTACATTATATATGAACTTCCCTCTGGAAGGTATTCATGAAGGTGAAAAATACAGTTTCTATCTCTTGTGAATTATGCTTAAGCCATAAATACGTTCACTGAGAAATGATGTTTTTCTTACTCATATGTGAACTGTGATGTAGACACATTTCACATGTATATAATTTCCTGATCCCATTTAAGAAAATATGTATGTTCTTTGCAGATTACAAAAGTATCTAGCTTGAAAAATAATAGGCCAAAGTTTGAATCTACAGAATAAATACTTCTTGAATTTCTTCTTGTTAATTCTTATTATTTCTCTCCTTCTTACAGCACAGTGAATACTGGCTTGTCTGTATATCGTGATAAAAGCATCCTTAGTCACTATACCATTGCTGGAGGTAAGACTACTGATTAGAGAAAATAAACATCAGAGTTGCTTTCTGATCTTGGTTATATTTTGAGTTATTCAGGTActcaaaaaatatatatcccataGATCCTGATCTAAATGTTCTGTGGGTATAAACTGGCTGTTCAGAAACTGCAGCAGTCCTTTGAtacagaaaaggccctgctgaATTCCTGCTGAAGTTTCCCTAATAAATTCTAGTAGCTAATAAGATAAATAGTTTATTGCGCTGTGCTCCATAATCTCCTTTATTTCAGCTGGAGTTATGCAAGCATCATGTAAAAACGTGCATGCCGAAATGAATGgtattttctctcttctttgctTACTTCTTTGGAAAGGGCagagttgaaaaaaatattgcttctATATATTACTGACTACAGCTTCAAGTTTCTGGAATTACTCACTACAACCTTCAATTTCAATGTTCAAGGATGCTGGACATTGAAAAACCACAGATCCTCCATACTGCTGGCACTCAGTGACACAGACACACAGTGTAGCAGAAGATACTATAAGATATTACAGTTTTCCTtgggttttctgttttgtttttttttcataattttttcaaatttatgaaAATCCCCAAAGAATAGTCTAACACTTATTGTTACTTTCTCTAGTACCCAGTTACAGTAATGAAATGAGTTGCAGTTTAGGATTGTTCATTATTCCCATTGTATACCTATTGAGCCCAGAATTTTCCTAATGCAGAATGGAGCACCAAATTGATCCTGGAATCTGCTGCTTCATATATACGTCTGGAGGGAAGTGCTATTTTCGTTTTCACCGAAATGAGGTCTGCTAGAAGTTTCACTTGAATATGCTATTGGAGACAACTTTTTACAGTTAGTAGTCCTAATATGGGTAGTCATATTAGCAGAGAACAACTTGAAAACAATATAATTGTTTATACCACATAAATACTGTAGAGACCTTAAAAAGGAACTTGGTAGGAAGGCCATGTTCTAAGTTGTTTTAGTAACATCTACACTTTTGAATTAGATGCTGAGATGGGACATCTATATGTGTACACCTGTGTTATGCTAATATTTCCTGCACACACATCCAACTGTAGACATCATACTTATATGTATAAGATCATTTAAAGATATACATATGGCTATATGGATGGGTATGGATGCACATAGTGCCCATGCCTCATGTGTTTGCTGCAGAGAATGTTGGTTTGTCTTGTACAAATATTTGGGATTGAATTTATGATCTGCACAACCTTGGAATTACATTTCATTACAGAAGATGGGGGAAGGAGGAAGTTGAAATAACAGAATAGGCCTCTTATAGTACTGTGATTGAGACCTTGGTTCCTCTGATTGCGTTCTATTTCTAGCTTGTACCGGAGGCTTGTTCAGAATGCACTTGGGCTTGAGAGGTCTGGTTGGAGGCAACATTATTGGAGGACTCTTGGGGTaggtttatatttcaaatttctgtcaccacctatctcccccaaagggggactctgggcggtttacaacacaagaaacaaattcataaaacatagattgcaatacaaaatatcattataaatagataaatatatgaccCTTATGGTGAAAAGCACCCATTCAATGGGGAAGGCACTACGTTGCGAACTACCCCCTGGAAAAGCTGTTgcctttcccatcccaagcaaggtggcagaaccaggttttaaattcttccagaagtctgcaagtgaaggtgcctgcctcacctccgggagcaagatattccaaacggcgggtgccactgcagagaaagctcacttcctggaccctgatagatgaaattcctttgttgatggggtctgtagcatgccctgtttgaccaggtgggatgggttgatgttatggggatgagacggtccctcagctaccctggccccatgccatgtagggctttaaaggtgataaccaacactttgaattgggcccggaagcaaaccggcacccagtgcagcttgcacaggactggtgtcacatgtgctgatctaggggcacaaATAACTACCagcatggccgcattctggaccagttgaagcttctggatacccttcaagggtatccccatgtagagcgcattgcaatagtctatatgggagatgaccagggcatgagtgactattcggagggcctcttgctccaggaaagggcggagctggcgcacaacacgaagttgtgcaaaggcccttctggccgcgactgacacctgctctttgagcaggagtcgcaagtccaggaggatccccaggttctgcaccgggtctgaatggggtagtgcaaccccatccagaactaaagatgacaatttcctggatgtaggggagccatcaacccacagccactccgtcttaccagggttcagctgaagcctgttgttccacatccaggcccctacagcccccaggcactgagacagggcagacactgcatcacttacccaggatggagatacataactgggtatcatcagcatactgatgataccgcattccatggtgatggatgatctcaccaaaaggtttcatgtagatgttaaataggagaggagagagaaccaaaccctgcggcaccccacacaagaggggttgagggtcagatctctcatcccctatcaccactgattgggaccagccctagaggaaggaggtgaaccagcgcaaaactgtgctgcccacccccaactccctgagccatcccaaaaggataccatggtcaatggtatcgaaagctgctgagagttcaagaaaagccaggatagatgcactcctcccatcccgctcccgccagagatcatccataagcgcgaccaatgcagttGCTGTCCTGAATCCtgtcctgaaacctgactgaaaggggtctagataatccattttatcCAGAATCTTTTGGAGTTGTAACACTACCACTTTGTCAACCACCTTCCCAAAAaggggaaggtgggagacaggacgaaaattgtccaacgcagtagggtccagtgatggtttcttgaggagggggtgtaccagcgcttCCTTGAAGGTAGCTGGAAACACCCCTTCTCTCAagaatgtattaaccatcacctggacccaaccatgtcagctcccaggctgcttttaccaaccaggaagggcatgggtctactTGACTTGTGGTGGCATTCATAgcccggaggatcctgtccatttcctcaggcccAGTAGGATCAGACcggtcccagataacatggtaagtatgctccctcagcatctcctcagactgtgcctcatgcatagagtccaacttggaacagatctgagcgattttatcctgcatatgcccagaaaactcctccacacagccctgtaggtggataaCTGAATCCACCTTACCCAGAAGGgaacgagtgatcttaaacagggccgctgagCAGCAATCTGCAGgtgcaataagagcagaaaaatattgacatttcgccactcttatcgcaacaaggtaggccttaatagcggctctagcttgtgttgggtcagatttggtcttcgtcttcctccagtggcgctctagacgtctcttaatcctcttcagaactctcaacccctccgtgaaccacggggagtgtttggctgaatggggcaagagaggtcacacaggtgcgatcctgtccaaggccccagctgcctccctattccaggctgtggctaggacctccactggaccatgcagtataTCGTCGGgtataatccccagctccctctgaaaccctaccgggtccatcagtcgccgggggtggaccaatcaaataggtcctacGTCCCTGCGGGGTGGggtggcacaagagaatctcagggacaccagggcatgatctgaccatgacaacaggGACAGATCTAGcgctcccctcagatcacattgccaaagctccgacaagaaaaccaagtccggagcgaggccactgtctcgagttgggtcccaaataatctgggacaggcccatggctgccatggtagccatgaacgcCCGAACTGCCTCCatggcatgccccagggatggcaggttgaaatcccccagaacgataagcctggggaactccactgccaaccccaagacagcAGCAACACTCCGAACTGTTCTCGTGAACCCAACttaaagaacagggtctcacaactggccacttgtggagcagggcccctgaaagccactagagattctcggaAGACAAccgccaccccacctcccctgccccgggtgccacacctgaaacctggctggacaCATTTTTGAGAGGGCTACCCACCCccctgggcccagccaggtctcagtaatacactccaggtctgccccctcttccgtgatcaaatcacatatgaggggggccttgttattgactgacctggcattaagcagcagcagccagagaccagggcccttaTATTATAACATTGGGCTCCATTTCCCAAattccttttaaaaggaaaaggtttAGGAAAGAGGCAAAGATACAACTGTTTTGAAGTGTCTGATCCTTTCATTGTTGTAATTCATGCTTGGTTGTATCCCACATAGCTACATTTATTTCCTTTGGTGTCTTTCTATAGTGTCTCTGTAGGAGCATTACTAATGGCACTGCAAAAAGTCACTGGAGAAACCTTTattgagagaaggaaaagaaagcaaagtgaGCTACATGAAATGAAGATGGCAATGTGGTAAGAAACCACCGCTGTTCCATTATATAAGAACAGCTGGGTCTCAGTCTACATACCTCTCAGGTCATCGCTACTTTCACTAATAACATGACTTGCTATTTGTATGTAGTCAGGCATGCAAATGTGCTACTATCTGTAGCGTGACTGTATTTTGACTGCTACAATGccatttgtcctgttgataaaaatattttacaaagtaaGCTGTACCAAACCATTTGTTTTTCCCTGATAGAATAGGCATAGTATATCAGAAGGACAGTTGAAGTCAAGTTGTTTTAAGGAACCCAATTCATGGTTATTCGTACTTGAAATTAAGATCTTATATAAGATAATTATTTTTTGAAGTGAAGTAAGTCTCCTTGATGATTAATTTATCTAGTACAGTATGCAGTGGAAAAAAGCAGCCTCATAGTGttatctgtacaggtagtcctcacttaatatccctaattgggaccagaatttctgtcactaagcgaagtggttgttaggtgaaatatcacgtgaccacaatgcttagcaacagcagttccagcagtcccagttgtgatcattaggcgaggacctcaTACTTCTGCTCTGCCATGCTTGCCTCCACTTCAACTTCCCCCATCCACCTATCTACCCCCATGTTctacccttttggctgccctgcactctgctgcccctgccactcccagctgacctttgccattttcttccgcTGCTGAAAAGGCGCATCCAGCCGAGGCATCTGCCAGCCCTTTACAAGGCCTTCCCAAGGCCTGCCTGACATTGTGCAAGCCCTCCCTGAGGCCATGTGAGGTCTCCAGGATGCCGTACAAAGACCTGGGGAGGCTTCACAAGGTCAGCTCAGGTGGCAGGGGTGGCAAagtgcagggcagccagaagggcagagatggggtggagataggtgggtgggaggagttgaagcagtcataaatgcaggcaggctaccaagcacccaaattttgatcatgtgactgtgggtgtGCTGCAAgggccataactttgaggactggtcgtaataCTGATTCAGCACGGTTGcaactttggtcactgaacaaatggttgttaagcgaggactacctgttttgtTTAAGGCACCAGATAAGAAACCCTGATATCATGAGTCCTAATCtcgcctaaggcacaaagccaactggatgtCTGAGTGTTTTAGACACTTCTAAAAAtgaagccaagaaaactgcagggactagtccaggcagtcaccaggaatcaacaattAAGGCATACATCCACAAAATATCTAGCCCTTAAATCTTTATAGAAGAATTTTGATTTAGAAcagagataaaaactacaaaaaagaaaaaaagtgaaagtgaaaaaaacacaaaaagaaatttttttttaaggattacataaagaggtgacttccgacttttaaaagtaagaatatgcaacaattttccataatcgaTCCCTTACTCtagattaaaccaaaatcacatttctttaaaacattctattagcacattataaaaatcactaaatacatttgctccttccccttatattaaaagaaaagaatacaaacctcctaatcaacttccccccaataacatttatttaattatttccttccaacTACTATTCTGtacttttctgtctgctataatagaaatcaaactaaaaagcatataaattgtctgccattatagttaataatacaacaattatactaatcttaatcatattaaacctaaaaccaaacaattactATTGTGTCttattaaacttaatccaaatcattaaagagaagtgaagtcaaacaagccctaaaagcaatccagattattcttaaacccttaccccacttcaaaataaaccagatatttACATATCTCTacaatacacacaaagcatttttcataaagagatCAAGCAACCCAACTGCCcctttaaaaactctgacttctcagcaaaaaacctcccatagataacttcttttccataacattgcAATTGGttctgttcctttaaattctTCAGCTCGACTGCCCGATCTTCATCTGGCATTTTAACAGAAGCCTCAATCTCACTGTTAGTAGAAACGTTTCCATtgttgttaagctcttcaatttcctCCAAAAATCCCCAGCTAAGCTCACAACGGAAAtccaagaaagtctgcttgaaatcctccatgtctcacgcagtagattatggtgccccctaggtacgtaactagtgaaagtaggagttaatggaaaatttccaaagagatgtttacacaagtgaaagtgcaATAAGAGGCAGCTCCCCAgggaaaatagcagcagaaagctaaaagttcagaacagcagattcaacgtgtaggaaaaagtAGTCTCCAAATTTAatgcagaaataataacagggagagaaTTACATTATCTCAaccctcaatatttggatggaatgcaaaatccaaaacttaagaagaattttctttaaaaattaatccccaaaataacaagcAACAAGAGAGCTCACTTCTCCTTGCTCTAAAAAGTTTCTCTTGGGATACataaagagaaataaattgggtgatttagaaatgggacgGCTGGtcttagtatccctttaaggctacagcgcagcttggaaatgatgatgtcccagccttctggcagctcttaccagatAAATTAGCGCAAACGCTATTTAAGATCCTCTGGCTGCAAATCACTgttctggagggcaaatgggatgattctgagcattttctgtctgtgctccagggcttcaggaaaaacctgcctgagcccaaaaaaacctgccatgttgtcagttctgcctgcagagcccaTGAGACAGcagttcagtccaccatgttcccaccagaagtcttgTGATGAAAATATCTAGCCCTTAAATCCATCTTACTCTGTATGACAACCTTAGGATTGATTAAAGTGAATCAGGAAGTTGAAATGTTTATCCATTTAGTTTTACATGTTGCTACATCTTGAGTTCATT
The Candoia aspera isolate rCanAsp1 chromosome 5, rCanAsp1.hap2, whole genome shotgun sequence genome window above contains:
- the TIMMDC1 gene encoding complex I assembly factor TIMMDC1, mitochondrial, which codes for MERPPAELGEGSSPPWLQPPDSGWQRLRELFRRNEQNEYPEETIDIIKATFTGGITGLVYGGIPGFVNAKKQYIEQCKGEVYHNRLDAVQSMQRIAIRGFIRYGWRWSWRVAAFVAIFNTVNTGLSVYRDKSILSHYTIAGACTGGLFRMHLGLRGLVGGNIIGGLLGVSVGALLMALQKVTGETFIERRKRKQSELHEMKMAMWRTTLDISEDISEGTDDILQEEDDIR